In a genomic window of uncultured Flavobacterium sp.:
- a CDS encoding L,D-transpeptidase family protein translates to MKTLYPFAIILVVSFFTSSFNNLDKNDVITKKTSADIYKNASEKNEDVVDAEILNDFFRRYSDLKKYQNDVISLYKNRSYGTIWYKNGKITEFGNVLYKKLNSTDKETSKIEFPYKEEINQMFNETSKEKLSKTDSDMLLSAAYIMYANHAIEGKKTISYETLLDSLMTKPTLLEKNNAGVSNQYDKLQIALKKYKKIEQENNWKPITTETPYKDIRPDAKSITVAQIRNRLFVMGDLKNDSKSDVYDQELMDGVMKYKLRNGLKPNYIINEDHIKDLNTPIADKIKTLMINIERAKTVLPQLSKDKEYIMVNVPSFELVYVKNGKIELTSKVFVGSQLTKTTIFNGNIDKVVFSPYWTVPQSIVDNELKSKIAADKNYLADHNMEIVNGQVRQKPGADNSLGLVKFIFPNPDDIYMHDTPAKTLFDFEKRTFSHGCVNVNKAKELAIAMLQDYPEWTEDRINKAMDGTEETTFKLPNKVPIYITYFTSWVNESGEVSFFQDVYDRDSDSNNLISNPSEIASN, encoded by the coding sequence ATGAAAACATTATATCCTTTCGCCATAATTTTAGTCGTAAGTTTCTTTACATCATCTTTTAATAACCTTGACAAAAATGATGTAATCACCAAAAAAACTTCCGCAGACATTTACAAGAATGCTTCTGAGAAAAATGAAGATGTAGTAGACGCAGAAATTCTAAATGATTTCTTTAGAAGATATTCTGATTTAAAAAAATACCAAAACGATGTGATCTCTTTATACAAAAACAGATCTTACGGAACTATATGGTATAAAAATGGAAAAATAACTGAATTTGGAAATGTATTGTACAAAAAATTAAACAGTACAGATAAAGAAACTTCAAAAATTGAATTTCCATATAAAGAAGAAATCAATCAGATGTTTAATGAAACTTCAAAAGAGAAACTTTCCAAAACAGATTCTGATATGTTATTAAGTGCTGCATATATTATGTATGCCAATCATGCAATCGAAGGCAAAAAAACAATTTCATACGAAACTTTATTAGATTCTTTAATGACTAAACCTACTTTATTAGAGAAAAATAATGCCGGAGTATCTAATCAATATGATAAACTTCAGATTGCTTTAAAAAAATACAAAAAAATAGAACAAGAAAACAACTGGAAACCTATCACAACTGAAACTCCTTATAAGGATATCAGACCTGATGCAAAATCAATTACAGTTGCTCAAATCAGAAACAGATTGTTTGTAATGGGCGATTTGAAAAACGATTCTAAAAGCGATGTTTATGATCAGGAATTGATGGATGGTGTGATGAAATATAAATTGAGAAATGGTTTAAAACCAAATTACATCATTAATGAAGATCATATTAAAGATTTGAACACGCCAATTGCGGATAAAATCAAAACTTTGATGATCAACATCGAACGTGCTAAAACTGTTTTACCTCAACTTTCAAAAGACAAAGAATATATAATGGTAAATGTGCCATCATTTGAATTGGTTTATGTAAAAAATGGTAAAATCGAATTGACATCAAAAGTATTTGTTGGTTCTCAATTGACTAAAACAACAATTTTTAACGGTAACATTGATAAAGTTGTTTTTAGCCCTTATTGGACTGTTCCTCAAAGTATTGTTGACAATGAATTGAAATCAAAAATTGCAGCTGACAAAAATTATCTTGCAGATCACAACATGGAAATCGTAAATGGTCAGGTAAGACAAAAACCGGGCGCAGATAACTCTTTAGGATTAGTAAAATTTATTTTCCCAAATCCAGATGATATCTACATGCACGATACGCCAGCCAAAACATTATTTGATTTTGAAAAAAGAACTTTTAGCCACGGTTGTGTGAATGTAAATAAAGCCAAAGAACTTGCAATTGCAATGTTACAAGATTATCCAGAATGGACAGAAGACAGAATAAACAAAGCAATGGATGGTACTGAAGAAACAACTTTTAAATTGCCAAACAAAGTGCCTATCTATATTACCTATTTTACTTCATGGGTAAACGAATCAGGAGAAGTTAGTTTCTTTCAAGACGTTTACGACAGAGATAGTGATTCAAATAACCTTATTTCTAATCCTTCAGAAATAGCTTCAAATTAA
- a CDS encoding methylmalonyl-CoA mutase family protein: MEQQKPYNPKNKVRIVTAASLFDGHDAAINIMRRIIQSTGVEVIHLGHDRSVEEVVNTAIQEDANAIAMTSYQGGHNEYFKYMYDLLHEKGAGHIKIFGGGGGVILPSEISELHEYGITRIYSPDDGRSLGLQGMINDLVERSDYPIGDKLNGEIDHIENKIPTAIARLISAAENFPEIAKPVFDQIHTNNANSKIPVLGITGTGGAGKSSLVDELVRRFLIDFPEKTIGLISVDPSKRKTGGALLGDRIRMNAINNPRVYMRSLATRQSNLALSKYVAEAIQVLKAAKYDLIILETSGIGQSDTEIMDHSDVSLYVMTPEFGAATQLEKIDMLDFADLVALNKFDKRGALDAIRDVKKQYQRNHNLWDKNPDEMPVFGTIASQFNDPGMNTLYKAIMDKIVEKTESELKSTFQITKEMSEKIFVIPPHRTRYLSEIAENNRSYDEIALSQQKVAQKLYGIFKTIESVSGKIPQINKAGIDDNSLILSEVEGLNENRIFLNLLLNQFDKVKMDLDPYNWEIILNWDEKVAKYKNPVYSFKVRDKEIKIATHSESLSHLQIPKIALPKYEAWGDILRWNLQENVPGEFPFASGLYPFKREGEDPSRMFAGEGGPERTNKRFHYVSAGLPAKRLSTAFDSVTLYGNDPDIRPDIYGKIGNAGVSICCLDDAKKLYSGFDLVHALTSVSMTINGPAPMLLGFFMNAAIDQQCEYYIKANDLEKEVEAKINKIYKEKGTERPRYQGDLPEGNNGLGLMLLGVTGDQVLPLEIYNEIKVKTLSQVRGTVQADILKEDQAQNTCIFSTEFALRLMGDVQEYFITKNVRNFYSVSISGYHIAEAGANPITQLAFTLSNGFTYVEYYLSRGMNINDFGPNLSFFFSNGVDPEYSVIGRVARKIWAKAMKNKYGANERAQMLKYHIQTSGRSLHAQEIDFNDIRTTLQALYAIYDNCNSLHTNAYDEAITTPTEESVRRAMAIQLIINKELGLAKNENPIQGSFIIEELTDLVEAAVLQEFDRITERGGVLGAMETMYQRSKIQEESLYYETLKHNGDFPIVGVNTFLSSKGSPTVIPAEVIRATEEEKQYQITMLDNLHQFHEAKVNEHLNKLQEAAIKNENLFDHLMEATKVCSLGQITSALFEVGGQYRRNM; the protein is encoded by the coding sequence ATGGAACAACAAAAACCATATAATCCTAAAAATAAAGTAAGAATTGTAACCGCTGCTTCACTTTTTGACGGACATGATGCTGCCATCAACATTATGCGCCGTATTATTCAGTCAACGGGAGTTGAGGTAATACATTTAGGTCACGATCGTAGTGTCGAAGAAGTGGTAAATACCGCTATTCAGGAAGATGCAAATGCAATCGCAATGACTTCATATCAAGGTGGACATAACGAATATTTTAAATATATGTATGACTTGCTGCATGAAAAAGGAGCAGGGCATATTAAGATTTTTGGTGGTGGAGGCGGAGTAATTCTGCCAAGCGAAATTTCAGAATTACATGAATATGGAATAACAAGAATTTATTCTCCGGATGATGGACGTTCTTTGGGATTACAAGGAATGATTAATGATTTGGTAGAGCGCTCAGATTATCCAATAGGAGATAAACTAAATGGAGAAATCGATCATATCGAAAATAAAATTCCAACCGCAATTGCAAGATTAATTTCGGCAGCGGAAAATTTTCCTGAGATTGCAAAACCGGTTTTCGATCAGATTCATACGAATAATGCTAATTCTAAAATTCCGGTTCTTGGAATTACAGGAACTGGTGGAGCAGGAAAATCTTCTTTGGTTGACGAATTAGTTCGTAGATTTTTAATTGATTTCCCTGAAAAAACAATCGGATTAATTTCTGTCGATCCTTCGAAAAGAAAAACCGGAGGAGCACTTTTAGGAGACAGAATCCGAATGAATGCTATTAATAATCCTCGTGTTTATATGCGTTCATTGGCAACACGTCAATCAAATTTGGCATTATCTAAATATGTTGCCGAAGCGATTCAGGTTTTAAAAGCAGCAAAATATGATTTGATTATCCTTGAAACTTCAGGAATCGGACAATCAGATACGGAGATTATGGACCATTCTGATGTATCTTTATATGTAATGACTCCGGAATTTGGTGCAGCGACTCAATTAGAGAAAATCGACATGCTTGATTTTGCTGATCTTGTAGCTTTAAATAAGTTTGATAAAAGAGGAGCACTTGACGCCATTCGTGACGTTAAAAAACAATACCAACGCAATCATAATCTTTGGGATAAAAATCCTGATGAAATGCCGGTTTTCGGAACAATTGCATCTCAGTTCAACGATCCTGGAATGAACACGCTTTATAAAGCGATTATGGATAAAATTGTGGAGAAAACAGAATCTGAATTAAAATCGACTTTCCAGATTACGAAGGAAATGAGCGAGAAAATCTTCGTGATTCCGCCACACAGAACACGTTATTTATCTGAAATTGCAGAGAATAACAGATCTTATGATGAAATCGCGCTTTCGCAGCAAAAAGTAGCTCAAAAACTATACGGAATCTTTAAAACGATTGAATCAGTTTCAGGGAAAATTCCACAGATAAATAAAGCAGGAATCGACGACAATAGTCTCATCCTGAGCGAAGTCGAAGGACTTAACGAAAACAGAATCTTTTTGAATCTTTTGCTAAATCAGTTTGATAAAGTAAAAATGGATTTAGATCCGTACAATTGGGAAATTATCCTGAATTGGGACGAAAAAGTAGCCAAATACAAAAATCCGGTTTACTCGTTTAAGGTTCGTGATAAAGAAATTAAGATTGCAACACATTCTGAAAGTTTATCGCATTTACAAATCCCAAAAATTGCTTTACCTAAATATGAAGCGTGGGGTGATATTTTACGTTGGAATTTACAGGAAAATGTTCCCGGAGAATTTCCGTTTGCTTCAGGATTATATCCGTTTAAACGTGAAGGCGAAGATCCGTCAAGAATGTTTGCCGGAGAAGGCGGACCGGAAAGAACCAACAAACGTTTTCATTATGTGAGCGCAGGATTGCCGGCAAAACGACTTTCAACTGCTTTTGATAGTGTGACTTTATACGGAAATGACCCGGATATTCGTCCTGATATTTATGGAAAAATTGGAAATGCGGGAGTTTCGATTTGTTGTTTGGATGATGCTAAAAAACTGTATTCAGGTTTTGATTTGGTGCACGCTTTAACATCTGTAAGTATGACCATAAACGGGCCAGCGCCAATGTTGTTGGGCTTTTTTATGAATGCGGCGATCGATCAGCAATGTGAATATTACATCAAAGCAAACGATCTTGAAAAAGAAGTTGAAGCTAAAATCAACAAAATATACAAAGAAAAAGGAACAGAACGACCAAGATATCAAGGCGATTTACCGGAAGGAAACAACGGTTTAGGATTAATGCTTTTGGGTGTTACCGGAGATCAGGTTTTGCCTCTGGAAATTTACAACGAAATAAAAGTTAAAACATTATCGCAAGTTCGTGGAACGGTTCAGGCCGATATTTTGAAAGAAGATCAGGCGCAAAACACTTGTATTTTCTCTACCGAATTTGCTTTAAGATTAATGGGCGACGTTCAGGAATATTTTATTACTAAGAACGTTCGTAATTTCTATTCGGTTTCGATTTCAGGATATCATATTGCAGAGGCAGGAGCGAACCCAATTACGCAATTGGCATTTACGCTTTCGAATGGTTTCACTTACGTGGAATATTACTTAAGCCGCGGAATGAACATCAACGATTTTGGACCAAACTTATCGTTCTTTTTCTCAAACGGAGTAGATCCAGAATATTCAGTTATTGGTCGTGTGGCGCGTAAAATTTGGGCAAAAGCTATGAAAAACAAATACGGAGCCAACGAAAGAGCGCAAATGCTAAAATATCATATTCAAACTTCCGGACGTTCATTGCACGCACAGGAAATTGATTTTAACGATATCAGAACTACTTTGCAAGCTTTGTATGCGATTTACGACAACTGTAATTCGCTACACACAAATGCATACGACGAAGCGATTACAACACCAACAGAAGAATCTGTTCGTAGAGCAATGGCGATTCAGTTGATTATTAATAAAGAATTAGGTCTGGCGAAAAACGAAAACCCAATTCAAGGTTCATTTATCATCGAAGAATTAACGGATTTAGTTGAAGCAGCAGTTCTACAAGAATTCGACCGAATTACAGAACGCGGCGGAGTTCTTGGCGCAATGGAAACAATGTACCAACGCTCTAAAATTCAGGAAGAAAGTTTGTATTACGAAACCTTAAAACACAACGGAGATTTCCCAATTGTGGGCGTAAATACTTTCCTGAGTTCAAAAGGTTCTCCAACGGTAATTCCGGCAGAAGTAATTCGAGCCACCGAAGAAGAAAAACAATATCAGATTACGATGCTGGATAATTTGCATCAATTTCACGAAGCAAAAGTAAACGAGCATTTAAACAAACTACAAGAAGCCGCGATTAAAAACGAAAACTTATTCGATCATTTAATGGAAGCTACAAAGGTTTGTTCGCTTGGTCAGATTACTTCGGCATTGTTTGAAGTTGGCGGGCAGTATAGAAGGAATATGTAG
- a CDS encoding DUF3883 domain-containing protein: protein MCASYRTKSRNTDFEQHANKIFTAIREINPEYAEKRAIWELFQNALDIVVDKGLIRITKTNRGFKFQHNGRPFNDGNLTGLIKQSSNGKKYGSNEDEIGQYGTGFLSTHVYGKKILIDATLTVDEGRIKKLEEFLIDREANSPEELNKKIQIQDDLAEQICDENGNEVNEHLELTSFEYLATEESENYIDNMFHYIPSIIPYVFAFNNKLDKVEINYINDIVIYQRKEIKEQEVNLFINDELFKFSFLSDNEKNIKIVIPQNNLNFENIPKLFLFYPLMETVNLGVNFLIHAQDFKPNKERDYLFLQISNEEIKIDVELNKLLLRRGYELIIEKVKEDISLDFLSVINIRFIESEDSFLRSLKVNFIDCLKDLERIKVNKELVPLISISYLSQNILNCGDKVLQNIYPLLSEFYFIPEYESYIYLSEKINNWGLENFLILDYKDIFDKIVQVSDGIYSEIKNKESYECFIKTISTNVELLNSLEVIPNIHNEFKFIKDLKKWNLVEDSLINVMDAINYDVSKSYLHKDFYFLNNLIEYTRENFKDDLNKFNNEVINLLEKNDVETLSVNSVKFYTLINSLLYFVSLNKTTDTNKKYTEFFRSIFDLPFNEKIIASPTVNLNYDSSFKLLARLLIKFIKLNDEGYSISVEKLREFVCILDGNSELKKNLLDKLECFPNQMLELKSQSNLKLDRINDEDFKTMYLDITTKEIRSDLILQDFDEFVQHENTITGIQIGDEIERTLSPNKVFFPINDSNVNNLPILLDLIQFMSKPNSNWTHWLPNLSKVKEEILMHKFQDENTRLSLFNILSESMDKINLLGELAKIDDLDSLIIAGKEKQKEEARKNNHLIYIKEIGLKIQNIIEHQLDESLAENINISESLSDEKLLSEEQNGQDFIIYKSGIPIYYIEVKSRWDSEGIVALSKRQVECCGKNKDIYAVITVNVADYKSRNKLVDENISFEDLYQDIYVNIDLGKNFEELIKQNQQFEKIAENTKLIEYRGHIPQDRIKNKSIDFNSFINIIKSILIS from the coding sequence ATGTGTGCTAGCTATAGAACCAAATCTAGAAATACGGATTTCGAACAACATGCTAATAAAATATTTACGGCAATACGGGAAATTAATCCTGAGTATGCCGAAAAAAGAGCAATTTGGGAATTGTTTCAAAATGCTCTTGATATAGTAGTAGATAAAGGTCTCATTCGAATTACTAAAACTAACCGGGGATTTAAATTTCAACATAACGGAAGACCCTTTAACGATGGAAACTTGACAGGATTGATTAAGCAGTCAAGCAATGGAAAAAAATATGGATCTAATGAAGATGAAATAGGACAATATGGAACTGGTTTTTTAAGTACACATGTTTATGGTAAAAAAATACTAATTGATGCAACTCTTACTGTAGATGAGGGAAGAATTAAAAAATTAGAAGAGTTTTTAATTGATAGAGAAGCAAATAGTCCTGAGGAACTAAATAAAAAGATTCAAATTCAAGATGACTTAGCTGAGCAAATATGCGATGAAAATGGAAATGAAGTAAATGAACATCTAGAATTAACAAGTTTTGAATATTTAGCAACTGAAGAATCGGAAAATTACATAGATAATATGTTCCATTACATACCTTCTATAATTCCTTATGTTTTTGCATTTAATAATAAATTAGATAAAGTTGAGATTAATTACATTAATGATATAGTTATATATCAGAGAAAAGAAATTAAAGAGCAGGAAGTTAATTTGTTTATAAACGATGAACTTTTTAAATTTTCATTTTTATCAGATAATGAAAAAAATATTAAAATTGTAATTCCGCAGAATAATTTAAATTTTGAAAATATTCCCAAATTATTTTTATTTTATCCGTTGATGGAAACTGTAAATCTAGGTGTAAATTTTTTAATTCATGCACAAGATTTCAAACCAAATAAAGAAAGAGATTATTTGTTTTTGCAAATTTCGAATGAAGAAATTAAAATAGATGTTGAATTAAATAAATTATTACTAAGAAGAGGTTATGAATTAATAATAGAAAAGGTTAAAGAAGATATATCATTAGATTTTTTATCTGTTATTAATATTCGTTTTATAGAAAGTGAAGATTCTTTTTTAAGATCTCTAAAAGTTAATTTTATTGATTGTTTGAAAGATTTGGAGCGTATAAAGGTAAATAAGGAGTTAGTACCATTAATAAGTATTTCTTACTTAAGTCAGAATATTTTAAATTGTGGAGATAAAGTTTTGCAGAATATTTATCCACTGCTCTCGGAATTTTATTTTATACCAGAATATGAAAGTTATATTTACTTAAGTGAAAAAATAAATAACTGGGGTCTTGAGAATTTTTTGATACTTGATTATAAAGATATTTTTGATAAAATTGTTCAAGTTTCAGATGGTATTTATAGTGAAATTAAAAATAAAGAGAGTTATGAATGTTTTATAAAAACAATTTCGACAAATGTGGAGTTATTAAATTCATTGGAAGTAATTCCTAATATTCATAATGAATTTAAATTTATAAAAGATTTAAAGAAGTGGAATTTAGTTGAGGATTCATTAATAAATGTGATGGATGCAATCAATTACGATGTTAGTAAAAGCTATTTACATAAGGATTTTTATTTTTTAAATAATTTAATTGAATATACACGTGAGAATTTTAAAGATGATTTGAATAAGTTTAATAATGAAGTCATAAATCTTTTAGAAAAAAATGATGTTGAAACACTTTCAGTTAATTCAGTTAAATTTTATACACTAATAAATTCGTTATTATACTTTGTAAGTTTAAATAAAACCACAGATACAAATAAAAAATATACGGAATTTTTTAGATCAATTTTTGATTTACCGTTTAATGAAAAAATAATAGCAAGTCCAACTGTAAATTTAAATTATGATTCGTCATTTAAACTATTAGCTAGATTACTTATTAAGTTTATAAAATTAAATGATGAAGGATATAGTATTTCAGTAGAAAAATTAAGAGAATTTGTTTGTATTTTAGATGGGAATTCAGAATTAAAAAAGAACTTGTTAGATAAACTAGAATGTTTTCCTAATCAAATGCTTGAATTAAAATCTCAATCAAATCTCAAGTTAGATCGTATAAATGATGAAGATTTTAAAACAATGTATTTAGATATCACAACTAAAGAAATTAGAAGTGATTTAATATTACAGGATTTCGACGAGTTTGTTCAGCATGAAAATACAATTACAGGTATACAAATAGGTGATGAAATAGAGAGAACTTTAAGTCCTAATAAAGTTTTCTTTCCCATTAATGATAGTAATGTGAATAATTTGCCAATATTACTTGACTTAATTCAATTTATGTCTAAGCCAAATTCTAATTGGACGCATTGGCTTCCTAATTTAAGTAAGGTAAAGGAAGAAATCTTAATGCATAAATTTCAAGATGAAAATACTAGATTAAGTCTTTTTAATATTCTCTCAGAATCAATGGATAAGATTAATTTATTAGGGGAACTTGCAAAAATAGATGATTTAGATAGTCTAATAATAGCAGGTAAAGAGAAGCAAAAAGAGGAGGCAAGGAAAAATAATCATTTAATTTATATAAAGGAAATAGGTTTAAAAATTCAGAATATTATTGAGCATCAATTAGATGAATCACTTGCTGAAAACATTAACATTTCAGAGTCTTTGTCAGATGAAAAATTACTTTCAGAAGAACAGAATGGACAAGATTTTATAATTTATAAATCAGGTATTCCAATATACTACATTGAAGTTAAATCAAGATGGGATTCAGAAGGCATTGTCGCTTTAAGTAAAAGGCAAGTTGAATGTTGTGGTAAAAACAAAGATATTTATGCTGTTATAACCGTGAATGTGGCTGATTATAAATCAAGGAATAAATTAGTAGATGAAAATATTTCATTTGAAGATTTGTATCAAGATATATACGTAAATATTGATTTGGGGAAAAACTTCGAAGAATTAATAAAACAAAATCAACAGTTTGAAAAAATTGCAGAAAACACAAAATTAATTGAATACAGAGGGCATATACCGCAAGATAGAATCAAAAATAAAAGTATTGATTTTAATTCTTTTATAAATATTATTAAATCCATTTTAATAAGTTAA
- a CDS encoding integrase core domain-containing protein, with protein MRNNSQDSTLERNYLEKYRFLIKEYEQVKNKTHPLYKKVMDFYAANDTCRKSFLKYYNRYKQSGKSLDLLPQKRGPRYKTRRPLAFIEQKVIELREKGNNKYEIVSILRPKLGKHTPSYSGVYNILKRNKINRLTPKIKKNHQKIIKERMGELGHIDCHHLSKSIIRGESKKRYLVCVIDDYSRIAWAEVIPDITALTVMFATLKCLNILSDHYEIKFEEVLSDNGPEFGIKTSKQKYQHPFERMLMELGITHRYTKPYRPQTNGKVERFWRTLEDDLLRDTDFDSQEELKEELLQYLYYYNHERPHQGIDGKRPIEMINPLPK; from the coding sequence ATGAGAAATAATAGTCAGGATTCCACTTTAGAACGAAACTATTTAGAGAAGTATCGTTTTTTAATAAAAGAATATGAGCAGGTAAAAAATAAAACTCATCCTTTGTATAAAAAGGTAATGGATTTTTATGCAGCAAATGACACTTGCCGCAAGAGTTTTTTAAAGTATTATAATCGATATAAGCAAAGTGGGAAATCATTGGATCTGCTTCCTCAGAAACGAGGTCCCAGATATAAAACCAGAAGACCGCTAGCTTTTATAGAGCAGAAAGTAATTGAATTACGAGAAAAAGGAAACAACAAATATGAAATTGTTAGTATCTTAAGGCCCAAATTAGGAAAGCATACACCATCATATTCTGGAGTTTATAATATTTTAAAACGTAATAAAATCAATAGATTAACTCCGAAGATTAAAAAGAATCATCAAAAAATAATCAAGGAAAGAATGGGAGAACTTGGGCATATTGATTGTCATCACTTAAGTAAAAGTATCATAAGAGGAGAAAGTAAAAAACGATATTTAGTTTGTGTAATTGATGATTACAGCCGGATTGCCTGGGCTGAAGTGATTCCTGATATTACCGCTTTAACCGTTATGTTTGCCACATTAAAATGTTTAAACATCCTGAGTGATCATTATGAGATAAAATTTGAAGAAGTATTGTCTGATAATGGACCTGAATTTGGAATCAAAACAAGTAAACAAAAATATCAGCATCCTTTTGAGAGAATGCTGATGGAATTAGGAATTACTCATAGGTACACAAAACCTTACAGACCACAGACAAATGGCAAGGTTGAACGTTTCTGGAGAACTCTCGAAGATGATTTATTAAGGGATACGGATTTTGATTCTCAAGAAGAATTAAAAGAAGAGCTATTGCAATATTTATATTATTATAACCATGAAAGACCACATCAAGGTATTGACGGAAAAAGACCAATTGAAATGATAAATCCGTTACCGAAATAA
- a CDS encoding GNAT family N-acetyltransferase, protein MPFTGFSFFELNPTTNIKPFECGDIDLNSFLNDKAIPYKKDLLATTYLLENENKTIAYLSIYNDALAVQENNFASKNAFKRLIKEIINHPKRHLRQFPAIKIGRLAVCEITKKERKGIGRALVNFVIDLALEQNSKCACQLLTVDAYEKSLGFYETLGFKFLSENDIGEDTRQMYYDLRPLMNTLNEVSR, encoded by the coding sequence ATGCCTTTTACAGGATTTTCATTTTTCGAATTAAACCCCACAACAAATATTAAACCTTTTGAGTGTGGTGATATTGATTTAAATAGTTTTCTTAACGATAAAGCAATTCCTTATAAAAAAGATTTACTTGCCACTACTTATTTGCTTGAAAACGAAAATAAGACTATTGCATATCTAAGCATATATAATGATGCTTTGGCTGTTCAGGAAAATAATTTTGCTTCTAAAAATGCTTTTAAGCGATTGATAAAAGAAATCATCAATCATCCTAAACGACATTTGAGACAATTTCCAGCTATAAAAATAGGTAGATTAGCCGTTTGTGAGATTACAAAAAAAGAACGGAAAGGAATTGGCAGAGCTCTTGTAAATTTTGTTATTGATTTAGCATTAGAACAAAATAGCAAATGCGCTTGTCAATTATTAACTGTAGATGCCTACGAAAAATCACTTGGCTTTTATGAAACATTAGGTTTTAAATTTCTTTCTGAAAATGATATTGGAGAAGATACCAGACAAATGTATTATGACCTTCGACCACTAATGAATACGTTAAACGAAGTTTCAAGGTAA
- a CDS encoding helix-turn-helix transcriptional regulator, with the protein MSTLTKPNHIGRKISRIRELRDMKQEALALALGISQQTISAIENSETIEEERLAEVAKALGVTVEAIKSFSEEGMINYFNTFNDSDNNFNHYNTCTFNPLDKLMETVEENKNLYERLLQAEKDKVEYLEKLLKQK; encoded by the coding sequence ATGAGCACACTTACAAAACCAAATCATATAGGGCGAAAAATAAGCCGTATTCGTGAACTTCGTGATATGAAACAGGAAGCTTTGGCACTTGCTTTAGGAATAAGTCAGCAAACGATATCGGCTATTGAAAACAGCGAAACAATAGAAGAAGAAAGACTTGCTGAAGTTGCAAAAGCACTTGGTGTAACGGTTGAAGCGATTAAAAGTTTTTCAGAAGAAGGAATGATTAATTATTTCAATACATTTAATGATTCGGATAATAATTTTAATCATTATAATACATGCACTTTCAATCCTTTAGATAAATTAATGGAAACTGTAGAAGAAAACAAAAATCTTTACGAACGTTTGCTTCAGGCGGAAAAAGATAAAGTCGAATATTTAGAAAAATTACTAAAGCAGAAATAA
- a CDS encoding Bro-N domain-containing protein has product MKEQESIQIFDEKRVRTVWIQDEEKWYFSIIDVIEVLTNSDRSRKYWNDLKSKLKKEGSEVSDKIGRLKLESSDGKMRLTDVADTEQLFRLIQSIPSPKAEPFKLWLAQIGVERLDEMQDPELSIDRALDQYLQLGYSESWINQRLKSIEIRKELTDEWKNRGIKEASQFGTLTDIISNAWSGKTTKEYKILKGLKKENLRDNMTNTELILNMLAEASTKDISVANEPETFDENKEVAQQGGNVAKVALKELESKTGKKVVTSLNAKDFLRNQIKK; this is encoded by the coding sequence ATGAAAGAGCAAGAATCGATACAGATATTTGACGAAAAAAGAGTAAGAACTGTTTGGATTCAAGATGAAGAAAAATGGTATTTTTCTATTATTGATGTAATAGAAGTTTTAACAAATTCTGATAGATCAAGAAAATATTGGAATGATTTAAAAAGTAAACTAAAAAAAGAAGGTAGTGAAGTGTCCGATAAAATCGGACGTTTGAAATTAGAGTCTTCCGATGGAAAAATGCGTTTAACGGATGTGGCTGATACTGAACAATTATTTCGTTTAATACAATCAATCCCTTCTCCAAAAGCCGAACCATTTAAACTGTGGCTTGCTCAAATTGGTGTAGAACGTTTGGATGAAATGCAAGATCCGGAACTTTCTATAGATCGGGCTTTAGATCAATATTTGCAATTAGGGTATTCAGAAAGTTGGATAAATCAACGATTAAAAAGTATTGAAATTCGTAAAGAATTAACTGATGAATGGAAAAACAGAGGAATAAAAGAAGCCAGCCAGTTTGGGACTTTAACGGATATAATTTCTAATGCCTGGTCAGGAAAAACAACCAAAGAATATAAAATACTCAAAGGATTAAAAAAAGAAAATCTAAGAGATAATATGACAAATACCGAATTGATTTTGAATATGCTGGCAGAAGCATCTACAAAAGATATTTCGGTTGCAAATGAACCGGAAACTTTTGATGAAAATAAAGAGGTAGCCCAACAAGGCGGTAATGTTGCTAAAGTTGCTTTAAAAGAATTAGAATCTAAAACAGGAAAGAAAGTTGTGACTTCGCTTAACGCTAAAGATTTTTTGAGAAATCAGATAAAGAAATAA